One window of Ralstonia pickettii DTP0602 genomic DNA carries:
- a CDS encoding membrane protein (K08972: K08972; putative membrane protein), with protein MRLLVVWVINAVALFVLPYIISSIHIKSFGSAMLAALVLGLVNTLIRPILVILTLPVTLLTLGLFIFVINALLFLFVGNLLSGFTVGGFWAALLGSILYSVISWLLSSLLLGDRND; from the coding sequence ATGAGACTACTGGTCGTCTGGGTCATCAACGCCGTTGCGCTGTTCGTGCTGCCGTACATCATCTCGTCGATCCACATCAAGAGCTTCGGCTCGGCGATGCTGGCGGCGCTGGTGCTGGGCCTGGTCAACACGCTGATCCGTCCGATCCTGGTGATCCTGACGCTGCCGGTGACACTGCTGACGCTGGGGCTGTTTATCTTCGTCATCAACGCGCTGCTGTTCCTGTTTGTCGGCAACCTGCTCTCGGGCTTTACGGTCGGCGGCTTCTGGGCGGCCCTGCTGGGCTCCATCCTGTACAGCGTGATCTCGTGGCTGCTGTCCAGTCTGCTGCTGGGCGACCGCAACGACTGA